A window of the Helianthus annuus cultivar XRQ/B chromosome 4, HanXRQr2.0-SUNRISE, whole genome shotgun sequence genome harbors these coding sequences:
- the LOC110935760 gene encoding uncharacterized protein LOC110935760: MTKQPHKSKVNKKHTNYSLEDDDDDFEEPIRNLIVKRGENTRKRPSTTTNQDGEDFEPVKKKQSKNEKQMDPIEGKRKVTDAEPFRSEPRPFYHYHHDAISLRCSPSGFLDTVKHFTEAQVADVKSIGFGDVLNIKLYHISTRLGYWLVRNYDEQYSTLNIGNHKIKITRDSVHDVFGIPKGNVIVREKNKPRKGAIVEKNTATQGAETTIDEFKNQWPDRNKITHTLLARTMSEQTTGGRLFKLNFLAYWNTLFVEITKSTTVKQSFLLAIDKEEDIPNLDWCSFVLESLKRTRQGWKKLDSQYNGPVAFLTLLYSHYFNQRHKIFDEPVKMPVIHYVTSGMIDDVEEYLYNNGPLGVEDCDEVEEDEGANDNRQDQPHVTASRINGNDHQNQEATTAPFEIPPFEIVKENTSTVYTDLFADNIPIHEAAAVQENLTEFNTLDDMEDTDEYMIPPVDTTHVYNRRNLTGNLDGEDPIDEGDIPSNTDWFDGWNPNEHISDMNLDEMDIGTQTQKEIDYCSTPVQLTGVIYDHAAWEASKKNKKVLLKTMDNNIKKYISLVSDMNALVKGVKEKFFWDVEIMERCKRWNDAVKNSVSTDTVSIPAEVSYAGDEVVQNKVGQCGETNKELEGDGDAKLEHQNTVKDKGCDDVHDTPFDDGGISDSCLAALQTIEPGVYRQTTEVAQADVVNNMDQPVNLAECSQQQAHKQNTITDGYDKDKPPTTSADEPAEVTEAEMQSVETLLKLAPILQTSSAGNQKTPVSANTNKTDDERHTQLVTTRIKMIREKREKRLAELGDAYRSPYCNRVTNLYEPLLVRDQNIICYLLAPMGDIGTLIYKSDSGVEALKIIFETFHPSQYISYGGMDTFVDVLNFEEKKRDRKSSPYRLFLPTTILQDEMFEPKITDSDRLKVFGPGVDDILCKYQVKKVDKVDLIFIPVLLSDHYWCLCFNMKNGDIELIDNSRYAESFTKRYRGRPEKLRRVLVLYLKGKLGQKEWITKLEKAKIIRKEMEWRTLQNGSDCGVFTMRHMETYKGTSPWNAGFKTEDQKEMQDSQLRFLRYKYLSKIVLSDYNLIRKEVYDKATDFMANSIPAEALHDLDSKISNRLEQFFKLKKRKQNEKS, translated from the exons ATGACAAAGCAACCTCATAAATCAAAGGTTAATAAAAAACATACAAACTATAGtctagaagatgatgatgatgactttgaagaACCTATTAGAAATTTGATAGTCAAAAGAGGTGAAAACACAAGAAAAAGGCCAAGTACTACAACTAACCAAGATGGTGAAGACTTTGAACCAGTAAAAAAGAAACAATCGAAAAACGAAAAGCAGATGGATCCTATCGAGGGGAAACGGAAGGTTACCGATGCAGAACCTTTTAGGTCAGAACCAAGACCGTTCTATCATTATCATCATGATGCAATAAGCCTACGGTGCAGTCCTTCAGGTTTTTTGGATACAGTTAAGCACTTTACTGAAGCGCAGGTGGCGGATGTGAAAAGCATTGGATTTGGTGATGTCCTTAATATAAAGCTTTATCATATAAGCACACGTTTAGGGTATTGGCTCGTACGAAACTATGACGAGCAATACAGCACACTAAACATAGGAAATCACAAGATAAAAATCACCCGAGATTCAGTACATGACGTGTTTGGTATTCCAAAGGGTAATGTTATTGTACGAGAAAAAAATAAGCCTAGAAAAGGAGCAATAGTGGAGAAAAATACGGCTACTCAAGGCGCAGAAACAACCATAGATGAGTTCAAAAACCAGTGGCCAGACAGAAACAAAATTACTCATACTTTGCTTGCAAGAACTATGTCAGAGCAAACCACTGGCGGACGATTATTCAAGCTAAATTTCCTAGCCTACTGGAACACTTTGTTTGTAGAGATAACAAAGTCAACAACTGTTAAACAAAGTTTTCTACTTGCAATTGACAAAGAGGAAGACATTCCAAATCTGGACTGGTGCTCCTTCGTTTTAGAATCGCTGAAACGAACAAGACAAGGTTGGAAAAAGTTAGACTCACAATACAATGGCCCGGTTGCATTCCTAACG CTTCTATACAGCCATTATTTCAACCAAAGACATAAAATTttcgatgaacctgtcaaaatgCCTGTCATACATTATGTAACCTCTGGTATGATCGACGACGTGGAAGAATATTTATACAACAACGGGCCGCTAGgtgttgaagattgtgatgaagtGGAAGAAGACGAAGGAGCAAATGATAATCGCCAGGATCAACCACATGTTACTGCCTCGCGCATAAATGGCAATGATCATCAAAATCAAGAGGCTACGACCGCACCATTCGAAATCCCACCATTCGAAATCGTAAAAGAAAACACATCGACGGTGTACACTGACCTTTTCGCTGACAACATCCCGATACACGAGGCAGCTGCGGTACAAGAAAACCTCACCGAATTCAATACATTAGATGATATGGAAGATACGGATGAGTACATGATACCACCAGTGGATACGACACATGTCTACAACAGAAGAAACCTGACTGGAAACCTGGATGGGGAGGATCCGATTGACGAAGGAGACATACCATCAAATACGGATTGGTTTGACGGGTGGAATCCGAATGAACATATTTCAGACATGAATTTAGATGAAATGGACATAGGGACACAAACGCAAAAAGAGATTGACTACTGCAGCACTCCAGTTCAACTAACCGGGGTGATCTATGATCATGCTGCGTGGGAAGCctcgaaaaaaaataaaaag GTGTTGTTGAAAACAATGGACAATAATATAAAGAAATACATTTCTCTTGTTTCGGATATGAATGCTCTCGTTAAGGGTGTAAAGGAGAAGTTTTTCTGGGATGTTGAAATTATGGAAAGGTGTAAAAGATGGAATGATGCGGTTAAAAATTCCGTTTCTACGGATACAGTTTCGATACCTGCTGAAGTAAGCTATGCTGGTGATGAGGTGGTTCAAAACAAAGTCGGACAATGTGGCGAAACAAATAAAGAGTTAGAGGGCGATGGAGATGCAAAATTGGAACATCAAAACACGGTGAAAGATAAAG GATGTGATGATGTTCATGATACCCCATTTGATGATGGTGGTATTTCGGACTCGTGCCTGGCTGCCTTACAAACCATCGAACCAGGCGTATACAGGCAGACTACAGAAG TGGCGCAAGCAGATGTGGTGAACAACATGGACCAACCTGTAAATTTGGCAGAGTGCAGTCAACAACAAGCACATAAACAGAATACAATAACCGACGGCTATGATAAAGATAAGCCTCCGACAACATCAGCTGATGAACCTGCTGAAGTGACCGAAGCAGAAATGCAGTCTGTTGAGACACTTTTAAAATTGGCTCCAATCCTGCAAACATCAAGTGCGGGTAATCAAAAAACTCCTGTGTCAGCGAACACAAATAAAACGGATGACGAGAGGCATACACAGCTAGTAACAACGCGTATCAAGATGATCAGGGAAAAGAGGGAAAAGCGGCTGGCAGAACTAGGTGACGCATATAGATCGCCTTACTGCAACAGGGTAACCAACCTATATGAGCCACTTTTGGTACGTGACCAAAACATCATCTGTTATCTCTTAGCTCCGATGGGAGATATTGG GACATTGATATACAAGTCTGACAGTGGAGTCGAAGCGCTTAAAATCATATTTGAAACCTTCCACCCATCGCAATACATATCATATGGTGGAATGGACACATTTGTAGATGTTTTAAACTTTGAAGAGAAAAAAAGGGACAGAAAATCATCACCCTACAGGCTGTTCTTACCAACTACAATATTG CAAGACGAAATGTTTGAGCCAAAAATCACAGATAGTGATCGATTGAAAGTATTCGGACCAGGCGTAGACGATATATTGTGTAAGTATCAGGTGAAGAAAGTTGACAAAGTTGATCTCATCTTCATTCCAGTACTACTTTCTGATCATTACTGGTGCCTATGCTTTAACATGAAAAATGGAGATATCGAGTTAATCGATAACTCTCGGTATGCCGAATCGTTTACCAAACGCTACCGTGGACGCCCCGAAAAGCTG CGGAGAGTCCTAGTGCTATACCTAAAAGGCAAACTTGGACAAAAAGAGTGGATAACAAAGTTGGAAAAAGCAAAAATAATTCGAAAGGAAATGGAGTGGAGAACTCTTCAAAACGGTAGTGACTGTGGTGTCTTCACTATGAGGCATATGGAGACATACAAGGGCACATCTCCATGGAATGCAGGGTTTAAAACGGAAGACCAGAAAGAAATGCAAGATTCACAACTACGGTTTTTGCGGTACAAGTATCTTAGTAAGATTGTATTGTCCGACTACAATCTTATAAGGAAGGAGGTATACGACAAAGCTACGGACTTTATGGCGAATTCGATCCCCGCTGAAGCTTTGCACGATCTAGATAGCAAAATAAGTAACAGATTAGAGCAGTTCTTCAAGCTCAAAAAGAGGAAACAAAATGAAAAGTCGTAG